In the Hevea brasiliensis isolate MT/VB/25A 57/8 chromosome 8, ASM3005281v1, whole genome shotgun sequence genome, TGGCTTAGCAGGGAAATCAGTGGTAAAAACTCCTGGTACTCTTGATTGATGAGCTTGCAATATAGAGAAAGTGGATGGGAGTTGAAAGGATACATTGTTCATGCTTGCTGTGAAGCGCGTTCCATTGGGCCCTTGACACTGACTGGACCTGTTAAAATTGGGTGGACAGTTGTTGAGCCCTAAaccgactgtgaagaacaaattttcatcaatatcagTTGGGACTAGGACTTTATTAGGACTCCTGAAGCTATTGCTGAATGCAGTGACTGTAGCTGTGTCATTATAAGCTGGTAAAGGTGGCAAAATTGGTTTGCTTGATGAACAATTTTTGGCAGCACAAGGTGCAGATTTGTATTCAAGAATGGCAGTAGTTGTGGTATTGTCAAATGGAGCATTTTGCGCACTTTGGTATGCTCGTGCTGCCAAGTAGTATCGAGCAGATTGCTGGTTGCCAGAGATCAAAACATCGGTGGTTTGGCCAGGTCCTAGCATTAGGACAGTGGTGGTGAAGGGTTTTACGTAGGAAGCATCAGCACCAACAACTGTGAGCTTGTGGTTGGCAACAGTGAAGAAAAGAGGTTGGTTCATTGCAGCATTGATGACTCGGAGAAGGTTGGTCTCGCCAGAGTCAATAGGGACAATTACTGTATCTGCAAGAGAAATCAGATCTTGTAGATTATTGtctttgattttgattgattgcaGGCAAGCACAATGAGCATACAATATTCAAGTTTCTGTTAGCAGTTAACCTGAAAACTTACAGTTTAGAGACAATTTCAGCATCAtcgaatttattaaaaaaaaaaaaaaaaaaaaaaaaactcattagTACAGTTAATTTGATGGATTCTTACTGAAAGAATACCTTGTATTGTTGTTGTTCATTGACAATAATTGTTGCCAGCCATTTGTATAGCACTCTAAAGTCTCCATACTTAAGGCACTTTTAATCAGAATTAGTGATTCTGATTCAATTTTTAGGGGGTTTGTACTTGGAATTGTAGGGTCCCCTATTAAATTcaacaattgaatttttttttatttttgaattatttaaaaaaaattaatttgaaccaAATAAATCTACCAGTTTTAATTCGattcaatattaattttaaatttgaattctattataaattaaattagtcTAATTTCAATTTTGAACTAGACCATAACTCAAAAGGAACTGGACCGTAAGCATGTTCCTAATAGTCAAAGCAGTCTAGTGGATATCAATATTTGCTTTATCACCTTTTCTGTACACTTTTTCTGAATTTAAGAAAGAGGAGACACCACACTTGAATGttagaggaaaaaaaaagaacCAGCATCATTGAATTTTTTGTCCTTTTGGGAAAACGTGTGATTAGATGCTGTAACCACCTTATTCCATGAATTTCCGTGGTTTCCCACCGaaattaaagagagagagagtacaGAAATTAAGCAAACCTTGGCTGGAGCAATTGTAAAGATCACCAGGTTGACCATTAATGGTATACGCATCAGAAACATTTGGTGTTCCTCCTGTTCTAGTTGCCTCCCTCACAACATCAATGGGATTTGCATTCCACCATTCACCTGATCATCGTCGTCGTCATCATCATCAACATGTATAATCACCATTAGTCATCAtgatcatttctaaaatttttcttctcTATCTGTGCGAGTGCATTAtatctataatttatatataaaaaatttctaTAGCTTTTAACTTGGAGTTAGTTAATTGTATACCAAGAATTATTGGGGTTTCACGAtttggcttagtgaatggatatgAAGATCCTTCTCTTGGATGAATGATTAGAGCTCCATAAACAGTAGCTCGAAGCCAAGAGCTATGAGCATGCCACCAAAGTGTCCCTTCTTGTCCCTGAATAGTGAACCTGTAGGTGTATTTCCCTCCAGGCCTAATTGGGCACTGTGTCACAAATTCTGGCCCATCTGCCCATCCAGTCCTCATTTGCCTTACACCATGCCTATATAAAAAAAAGAtacaaaataatataaaaaaaactaAACCCATCagctttaatttaataatattgaatttatcagtcaaaacaaaaaaaataataataataaataaaaagacaATAATTTAGAACCAGGAACTTAGTATTTATCTTAAACATGCATTGCATAAACAAAGTTGGTGTAGAAAATTATGCCAAATAATAGAAATAGAATACTaataaattgcatgaatttatAGAATTAATTACCAATGGATCGTGACATTATATTGAGCTCGGTTGACAACAGAGACCACCAGAGTGTCTCCATTATTGACTTCAAGAGTTGGTCCAGGGAACATCCCATTTACAGTGATCACATTCTGGGTCTTGCACAGCCTCTTCACTGGAGTTGATTGAATCTGTGTCAATATTCAAATGGTTAGTTTATATAAGTATagttaagaagaagaagaagaagaagggttaACGAATTATGAAGAAGAAGATCACATACAACAAAATCATGGTAGTGAGTCTTGTCTGCATTGGCTGAGGAGAATGCAGAAGCTATGAGTACGAGAAGGCCTAAAATAATGTGGCTGAAAAACTCCATCTCTAGAGTCTTTTTGGGTCAGTGATGGATTAGCTGGTGATGTAGCTGGGGAGGAGCGGAGCTGGGTGATGCTCTATTTATAGGAATATAGAAAGAGAAGCTAGGGCGTTAGTTTGATGCAGGGGAGATTAGGTTTTGATCAAGCCAAGTGGTCAAATCTCAGTAGCAAACTTAGTTCAACACCATATAGTGGTGGTTAGCTTGTTGCAACCACTGGCCTATGAAAAAAGAAGAATAACTTGTTTGAATGCTTGTTTCACAAGTCTTTCTTAGGTGATGAAATTCAACAAAGTATCATAATTACAATGATTTATTAGGCAATAATCAAATGGGTTTCTAGTCCATATATTTAACTAATTAGTGCCTAAAAGATTGACTCGTAATGTAAGTTTAGAGAGGAGGAATATTATAATACTCTAATGCAAAGACTTTACTCTTTATCGTATGAGCAATGTAAGATTCTAATATAAAGAAATAACAAACATAAAATGTCAAACACAGTCGTTCCCATCCATACAACCAAAGTCCAAACTGAAAGAAATATGTGGGTTGATCACAGCTGTTCATCCTCCATTGTCTTTGACTTCTCATCTCATGAAGGTTTAACTGAGTTCATCTCTTGGTCATCCATAAGTTCCATGCATGCATTTCTAAGTCTAAACACATAATAAACATGCCCATCTCTTGTCAAATCCATCTTTCTTGtaagcattttcttcttattctttTTAGCAAAGAGGGGATTGCAATAATTAGATCCCACTAAATAagctaattaaagaaaaatatagcTACTTAATTACCAAAATCACTTCTAGAAAGCTGACTTTCATttggaaaatttttatttaaatataggcTATTATAAACAACTTAAAATACAAACATGTAGGATTAAATCtaacaattaattatttaattaattaatacattcATATTGGTGAACATGTGCACTTAATCATGTTCAATCTATAAGAGGAAACAAGTATGATGGTGCTATTGTCCTTTATGCATATGATGATTAGATTAAAAACCTTAGAGCTTTTACCTCATTTTTAGGGCATGCCTAAAAAAATAGTACTCATGTAAcctttgaaagtctattattAGTTCTAAAATCTTGGGGACAAATGATAATGGATATTAATAGCATGGACCAACACATTCAAATCAAAAGCAATTAGGCCTGCCCATGGATTCATACATCTCAGTCAACAAGATCATTTGCTTGGAGATCTAGTTTGAATATACAatgcataaatatataaaaataatgatgCATGCTGGTGAAGTCTTTTGTTTAGGTTGATTGTGGACCAAACTCAAGATTTAATCAAGTTTCATTAATAAAAATTGAGTTTAAAAAGTCCTCTTTAGTTGGtggtaaattaattaatattgataTTATTAATTTGTGCTAGAGATTTGTTCGGTCCAACCAAAAATTTCATAGCAACATGTTGGCTGGAGAGATACTAAAAAAGGAAATAGAGATTAATGATGTTGAAATTAGGTCATTTGTCTTGCTAAATATTTAACTATTTGAGTATAAGAAAGTTTCATTTTTTATGCTATATTTAATTATACATTAATTCATTgactttataaaattttaaatacttcataaacttaaatttttatactAATTTTAAAATCTTGCTAAAACATAAAtttaatgacaaaaaaaaaacaatCTTAGACTATTTGCATGAagcataaattattaaatttatataagattttattcttttaaaattttattaattgtcTACAATAATTTCAGCACTAGTTTAAAATGGCTAGGTGTTGCCCAAAGcatgattatttttttttctaacattacacattatattaaatttatatttttttaaaataaataattttattaataaaattgaggaaaaatttaatatattatattcaaATTAAACTCAAGTCAGCAGACCTTTCAATACACTCAccttaaaactcaaaatattaaaCAATATCAGACAAAAGAACAAAACTAAAAGATCTTAGAAGTATAACTAATATAAAAAGTAGTTACCCTAGTCATAAAATGAGTTTTTACATTTGCTTGCCCAATCCAagctaaatatattttttaataatttttttattctattttttgaatttttttttatcttacatCCATAAAAACAATTATGACACTGAGTTATTTATTTAACAATAAGATTTAATTTAATGGTTTTTAAGATTATGACATATTAAATTAAGtcataattaaaatcaaaataagaagaaaaaaaaaacccaagAACAGTGTTTTAATGCTAAtataggggaaaaaaaaaagaatcataCAATTAATAGACTTTTTTCTAATGGGATTGCTTTTGGAACAAATATTTTTTTGTCCATTACCATTGTCTTTGTAGCAAAGGAAATTTCCCAATAAAGGACAACTAATCTCCCTTTGTTAGGTACCATAGCTCTTTCAAATTTCAATGAAGGACTGAGCATGCTTAGAAATTGGGCTTGTCAAGAATCAACGATAACTAACCCAACCCCTGtctcaatttattattattatcagtgttaaacatttattaagttattttttttttattaacgtGCATTCATGGCATATTATTTGTGTtcgttatatatatttattatttaatttttatgtataatttttaataattttttgtataatatataatataatattacatattacttttgttatttaaaaaattgaGAGGATAATTAACATAATAcaagtaataatatataaaaaatcagcaaGACATTTGATATTTTTAAAGTATTACAATGCATCTACATATGCCTGTGAAAAATGGTCCCAAAGTGCAATTGCTCACCATGCTAAAAAGGATGAATATCAATAATTAAAACAATAGGTGagataaaatttttcataaaaaattatattagttaatagaatataatttaaatttaaataggaAATTAATTtaaccaatcaaattaaagatttttaaataataataaattcttatttcatttaaatttaaatatatgaaatttgttgataaataaaattttacttaatttaaaattacttgaaaaattaaattagaataaaaattatgaaaaaaaaactaTTCCTATGACTTTTTTACAATTCCATATAATTATGTAAATtcctatattatttaaatttaaatatatgaaatttctcaGTAAATAAAATTCTACTTAATTTAAAATTACTTGTATAATTAAATTAGGATAAAAATTGTAAAAAATACTAtttctatgatttttttttttacaattccaCTGGaattataactttttttttataattccattagaattattttttttaatatttatattaataaatatcttttataaataatataaattaagttGAAGTTAAGCATAATTatgactaaaaattttaaatttatataaaaattaaaattaatttaaataataaaaaataaaattactataaataatataaataattaaaggaTATTTTGGACAGTGCAAATGTTCCACGTCACACATTTATATGTATTATAAATAAATAGGGGCAACAAGATTTTTTGccctaaaattaaatttgaattttttgcgattttttttaaataaggtaAATTTATTAAAGTGagcttttttttaaataagattttgtatgatttttaaatttttatattttttattatttaagagccatgaaaatttttaatgatatttagataattgttttttaatttcttaattcatAAATTTGATAGGTTGAAAAGTAAAggcttttaaatatttttaaagctTTATTTTAAAACTCAAAAACTCTCTCAAAACACAAATCtataatttttaaactttaaaaatcTTCAATTTCCTTATAAAATCTCATCTTATTAAAGAAAaggtagaaaaaaaaaagtgtgttTAGACATTGTTTAGTTCAAAATATTCTACTTTCTGTGAAGTACACTTCTTAGTAAATATACTCTCAAGTAACTAAGAAGTACACTCTCAAATAATTTACTTcatgaaaaatataatataaatgtgTTTCGTATATAAATTAACTTATTAAGAAGTAATTTGCTTCTAAATTATAAAAGATAATAATACacgtaatataatttaaaatataataaattaataaaatatattatacttAAATAGGAAAATGCAACTTATCAAATCCCATCTAAGTTATTTCCCTTCAACAAGAGAAATGGAATGGCTTACTTCTTATGAAGATGGATTGATAATGCAACCAAGCATACTCTTTTTTTATTTTCCaaaaaaaaagttttattgtCTTAATCTACTTACCACTCAACTCAACTAGACAAGgccttaatttgatttttttttttttttttttaggtaatttCATTGATAAAAGGGGAAATACAAGTTCATGGTTTACAAAGCTAGACCGAAGAATGGCCCAACCACAGAGTAAAGCATAAAGGACTAGAGGAAAGACAAACAAGGCCCAAAACCCAACATACAAAAACTCCAGGCTAGCAACAAATGCATGCAGAGGGTATCGGTCGATAGTGCCGCTCAACTCCGATCAGTGTCTGAAAGGGGAAACATTGACTTCTCGTTCGAGCAACCTCCAACCAGAGCATAAGAAGCCTTAGCAAGGCCATTAAAACATACTTCCAAGACAGCAAAAAGACTTTTGGAAAAAACATAGAAAACTCAAATCAATCTTTTGTGATTTGCAAAAAGATTCGAATGATACATGGAATTCTAGTATTACTAAATTAATGAACACATCAATTAAGGATGACAATGAGTTGAATTTTTACGggcatataattttaccaaattttaatggtACAGATTTAAGTAGTATATAATTAGatttatgatgagttatgatTTGAAGAATAATATCTATGGCAGATATGAATTGAATTCGAATTTTACATGTTAGGTATTCGTTACTCAAATccgtttatataaatttttaattaaatataaaataaatattttttataataatatttataaatttttatatatttattttatataaaataaaatttaagtataTTATGGAAttagtaaattttaaaatataaattattaaataaaataattttttacgtaaattattaattaaaatatataaaattaaaaaaaataaatttttttaataataataattagactTATAACGAATTCAAatagttaataataaattttaattaaatttgagacAATGTCATACTGAAAGcattaataaaatttgaatttaattagagTGATTTGGTGGGTATCATCCAGTATTGATGAATGGTCTCTTTGTATAGAAACATGACCTGCTCTTcctttataaaattttcaatcaattctTTATCTTTAAGGAATAATTTCCACTTAATTAGACTAATTTTCTATACCATTCATATAAAATTCTAatgtataatttttaatttttatgaaattacagaattaaatttcattttttttttcaattttttttgtaaATCCGTCACCGGCTAATGATAAGTGTTAGATAAATGAAAAAATATAAGCAACAATTAATGCAAAAGTTGGTTCGTTTGTTATTGACTTGTGACAATCTATGAGAAGAAAAAGTTACCTAAGAGTTCGTTATAAGTAAAATAGAAAACACAGAGAATAAAAATTGATTGAAGAGCGGAAAGGTTACTTGTCAAAGTTTTCTGGTGCTGTGTCTTTGTTATTGCTTTTATTGCTTTCCATTTCCTTTGTTAATTATTTCAATATGTTCTGtcaccttcttcttcttcttcttcttcttcttgagcTTTCATTTTCAAAATTGTTATGCATTTTATTGGCAACCATTTCAATTGTACCAGAAAGGTCAGCATTCCATGGCTAGACTTCATCCTTCAAATGAGGTGTTTAAAGTCAACCatgaaattatttttctatgaaaaatgtttttttataaaaattattttaaaaaaaatttattttctattgtTTAGTATGATATCAAAAATCAAttggaaaataattaaaaaaaaaaaactgaagacATTGATTGGTCAAACAAAAAACTAATTGATTCAAATGATCCAAAAGTCTTAGTAGACTCACAACCAATAAAAATGACCAATAATAGTCAAGCATTAAAGAAAATTGTCATTTTCCAAACTTAATAGTATTttcaatgatcgaaaaattgttttTCCtataaagtttttattttttttcattcaaacaataaaaaaaatactaatattttttttaaaatattttttataaaataataataaaataaaaataacctataaaaggacttttaaataatgaaaagtttCCTTGGAGTTGAATTTATAGAAGAGAAGCTTTAATGGCCATGTATATGGGCTTGTGATCCTCCCAAAGAAAATTTGACAGCTCAAACTCAACAAATTATTTTAAGTTAGAGTGAAATTACAAATcactgaattaaaattattaattttaatttaaaatcaattcaaatcagaaaaaaaaaagtttcgaGCAGGTTGATGGAAaggataattttttatatataaaatattttttatttttaaaaaaattttagatttaaataaaatttaatttatttattattttttatatttatgtaattacaaataaatataaaataatttaattaatttaatattataaatgatatgacctaattttttttattaactttaTGAATGATGTGTCATAATTTATATGTGTTTATTTGACATTATAAGTAGagggttaaaattatttttttaaataaaaatattattttaaatattattaaaaaaataatttaaaaaaaaattattttattatgttaatatttttataggtaaaattaattaaatttaatttaaaattattttttaatattttttaataaaaatatttgaaaaaataattttttcaatagaGAAAAGTCCACACGTGTCCACCGACAACTTAATACaaagtattataaaaaaaatgaaaatggcaTTCAATTTCATCATCACCGTCCATctcaaatcaggttgcacaacTCCCACCATCATCACTGTTCAATTTCCACTATAGGACTCCGCAACACATGCAATTCTTTCTCTTCCATCCTCCAAAATTAGTTGTTCTTCTTTCCAGCTAACCCAGAAGTAACGTAGATTTTCTCTCTGCGTTCAAATCTCCTTCAACGAGAGACGACTTCCTGTCATCTTCTCTTAACGCGCCACCGGAATGGCTGCTCCAACGATCCCGATTTCAAATCCCCAGTCCCAATCACAATCCCAACCTCCAATCGCCACTCCTGCCTTTCGTGCATTCATCTCACGCCTCTCATCCTCGATCCGCCATGGCTTATCCCAGTGCCGCCCTTGGTCAGAACTCATTGACCGGAACTCCATGGCCCGACCGGATTCCCTTTCCGAAGCTGCCTCCCGGATCCGGAAAAATCTATCTTACTTTAAAGTCAATTACGTTACCTTACTCGCAATTGTACTCGCTTTCTCCCTCTTGTCTAATCCTTTCTCTCTCTTCGTCCTCCTCTGCCTCCTCGCCGCTTGGATGTTTCTATACCTCTTTCGACCGTTGGATCAGCCTCTTGTTGTTTTTGGTAGAACCTTCTCTGATCGTGAAACCCTAGGTGTGTTGGTGGTGTTGACGATTGTGGTGGTGTTTTTGACCAGCGTTGGCTCGCTTCTGATCTCCGCTTTGATGGTTGGATTGGCCATCGTGTGTGCTCACGGTGCGTTTAGGGTGCCTGAGGATCTGTTCCTGGACGATTCAGAGCCTGCAAACGTTGGATTCCTCTCTTTCCTCGGTGGTGCCGCCTCCTCAGCTGCCGCCGCGGCAGCTCCCGCCGTTGCATCCCGTGTATGAGGTAGTCTCCGCCACCTGTACGACCTTCCTCTTTGACTAGTATATTTCTTCTAAGGCTgaagattctttttttttttttgtctgatTTGAAAAGCAATTGGATTGCAGTTTTGTAGATTATTCTATGAGTTGATGTAATCCTAGATCTGATTAATTGATTTTCACCTGTGATTTCGACCATGATTATCTTGTAATTGCTTTCGTCAACAATATACAAGATGTTGATTGGTCAAGATATTGCCCTTATTTGACTATAGTTTATTAGGATTTGATTTTTTGTG is a window encoding:
- the LOC110645549 gene encoding laccase-12, whose protein sequence is MEFFSHIILGLLVLIASAFSSANADKTHYHDFVIQSTPVKRLCKTQNVITVNGMFPGPTLEVNNGDTLVVSVVNRAQYNVTIHWHGVRQMRTGWADGPEFVTQCPIRPGGKYTYRFTIQGQEGTLWWHAHSSWLRATVYGALIIHPREGSSYPFTKPNRETPIILGEWWNANPIDVVREATRTGGTPNVSDAYTINGQPGDLYNCSSQDTVIVPIDSGETNLLRVINAAMNQPLFFTVANHKLTVVGADASYVKPFTTTVLMLGPGQTTDVLISGNQQSARYYLAARAYQSAQNAPFDNTTTTAILEYKSAPCAAKNCSSSKPILPPLPAYNDTATVTAFSNSFRSPNKVLVPTDIDENLFFTVGLGLNNCPPNFNRSSQCQGPNGTRFTASMNNVSFQLPSTFSILQAHQSRVPGVFTTDFPAKPPVQFDYTGNVSRSLWQPVPGTKVYKLRYGSRVQLVLQDTSIVTPENHPIHLHGYDFYIIAEGFGNFNPQTDTSKFNLVDPPLRNTVAVPANGWAVIRFVADNPGVWLMHCHLDVHITWGLATAFLVENGVGELQSIESPPEDLPLC
- the LOC110645550 gene encoding PRA1 family protein B3, with product MAAPTIPISNPQSQSQSQPPIATPAFRAFISRLSSSIRHGLSQCRPWSELIDRNSMARPDSLSEAASRIRKNLSYFKVNYVTLLAIVLAFSLLSNPFSLFVLLCLLAAWMFLYLFRPLDQPLVVFGRTFSDRETLGVLVVLTIVVVFLTSVGSLLISALMVGLAIVCAHGAFRVPEDLFLDDSEPANVGFLSFLGGAASSAAAAAAPAVASRV